GTGGCCGAGAGTGCGCAAGCGAGCGCGACGATCGATAGAAGCAGCCGTTTCAATTCCCTCTCCCTGCAGCGGTCTTGACAGTTCCTGTCTACCGAGTCATCTCTGTCTATGACACCGGTTACTTAAACAGTTCAACCGGAAATGGATCGCCCGGAAAAAGGGTGGCCGAGAAGCAGGGAGAGGCAACGAATATGGGCACCATTGACTTCAGAGACGGCGAATCGGCCAAGGCCACCCGCCTTCTTCGCGCGCGGTCTAGACACCGGTGTCATGGACTGTTGACCGCGACTTCCGTGGTCGGCCTGCTGGCCCTTTCCTCGCCCGCGCTCGCACAGGATGCGCCTCTGCCCTCGACCGAAGAGAGCGGCAGCGAAATCGTCGTCACCGGCTTCCGCTCCTCGCTCAACGCAGCCCTTGATGCCAAGCGCGAAGCCAACGGCGTGATCGACGTGATCAAGGCGGAAGACATCGCCGACTTCCCCGACAACAACCTTGCTGAGTCGATCCAGCGTATTCCGGGCGTCACCATCAACCGTGACCAGGGCGAAGGCCGCAACATCTCGGTGCGCGGCCTCGGCCCCTTGTTCACGCGCGTCCGCATCAACGGCATCGAAGGCATGTCCACCACCGGCGGCGCCGATGCCACGGGCGGCACCAACCGCGGCCGCCAGTTCGACTTCAACACTTTCGCTTCCGAGCTCTTCAACTCGATCACCGTGCGCAAGACTGCCTCGGCGGACGTGGAGGAAGGCTCGCTCGGCGCGACGGTCGATCTGCAGACTGCCCGCCCGTTCGACTACGACGACGACCTCACCCTCGTTGGCTCGGCAGCCGTGGGCTACAACGATTTCTCGAAATCGTGGGATCCGCGCGTGGCCGGTCTGGTGTCGACCAAGTTCGCCGACGAAACCATCGGCGTGCTCCTGTCCGCAGCCTACAGCGAACGCGGCATTTTCGAAGAAGGGCCGTCCACGGTTCGGTGGGAACGGGGGACCGACAACGGAGGTTTCGCCACCGCGTCGACGCTTCCGACTGGAGCTACGAACTTCCAGTTCTTCCACCCGCGCATCCCCCGCTACGACAGCTATCGATACGAGACCGAACGGCTCGGCCTAACTGGCTCGGTCCAGTGGGAGCCGACAGATGAGACGCTGCTTTCGCTCGACGCGCTCTATTCGGTGTTCAAGTCGAACCGTGCGGAACAATACCTCGAAGCGATTTCCTTCAGCCGCTCGGGCACCGGGAAGCCGCAGACCGTCATCCTGCCAGGAGCGGTCGTGGATGACACAAACAGCCTCGTCTCGGGCACATTCAACAACGTCGATGTGCGCGTAGAATCGCGTTACGACGAACTCGAAACGCAGTTCCAGCAGTACACCGCGACGCTCAACCAGGAACTGGGTGAGCGGGCCCGCATGACAGTGCTCGCCGGATACTCGAAGTCCGACTTCTCGAACCCGATCCAGACCACGATCGCACTCGATGCGCTCAACGTTCAGGGCTACAGCTTCGACTTCGCCAGCGGCCGCAACCCGACCTTCGATTACGGCAACCTCAATGTCGAAGACCCCGGAAAGTTCGTGCTGGGCGAGATTCGCCTTCGTCCGCAGTACGTTTCTAACGACTTCAAGGTCGGCCGCGCTGACTTCGAATACGACGTCGCCGACGACATCAATTTCCGCTTCGGCGTCGACTTCAAGAGCTACGGCTTTAACTCGCAAGAGTATCGCCGCGCCAGCGAAACGGCGGTTCCAGCGCTGGCTGCAGGTCAGCTTGCCACGCTCAGCTACGTCTACAGCATGAGCAGCCGCACGGACACGGCAGGCACGCCCAGCAGCTTCATCGTCCCGAACATCGACCAGTTCGACGATGAGTTCGGTATCTATTCCAATACCGGCACGTTCACGCTCACGGGCATCACCAATACCAGCGCGCAAGGCAACTGGCGCAC
Above is a genomic segment from Altererythrobacter sp. Root672 containing:
- a CDS encoding TonB-dependent receptor translates to MTATSVVGLLALSSPALAQDAPLPSTEESGSEIVVTGFRSSLNAALDAKREANGVIDVIKAEDIADFPDNNLAESIQRIPGVTINRDQGEGRNISVRGLGPLFTRVRINGIEGMSTTGGADATGGTNRGRQFDFNTFASELFNSITVRKTASADVEEGSLGATVDLQTARPFDYDDDLTLVGSAAVGYNDFSKSWDPRVAGLVSTKFADETIGVLLSAAYSERGIFEEGPSTVRWERGTDNGGFATASTLPTGATNFQFFHPRIPRYDSYRYETERLGLTGSVQWEPTDETLLSLDALYSVFKSNRAEQYLEAISFSRSGTGKPQTVILPGAVVDDTNSLVSGTFNNVDVRVESRYDELETQFQQYTATLNQELGERARMTVLAGYSKSDFSNPIQTTIALDALNVQGYSFDFASGRNPTFDYGNLNVEDPGKFVLGEIRLRPQYVSNDFKVGRADFEYDVADDINFRFGVDFKSYGFNSQEYRRASETAVPALAAGQLATLSYVYSMSSRTDTAGTPSSFIVPNIDQFDDEFGIYSNTGTFTLTGITNTSAQGNWRTVSEQDAGGYAQTTWNMDMGSWQFRGDAGVRYVETTQKSSGYTGGAQAILVTADRSYGNWLPSTNLSAEIDDFIVRAGMARVMTRPNLGTLNPTGAFSISGGNRTYTLGNPFLDPTEATDYDVSLEWYFSREGALILGLFYKDISTFVANTAQQVPFNELGLPDSLIRNPNGSYIIQPTDLVTVTQPVNSKGGSLKGLEIGIQTPFTFLPGLLQNFGIMANYTYVSSNIEYPLSTAQGAPVVIQPLTDLSKHAANATLYYEDESFSIRGSLSYRSGYLQAGGVPGRNGVPVGNAPNFNPNSGQPTFNDVEGVHSTLNLDMSASYNINDHFSLTFEAINLTDEYVDQYIDSAADRLSVYHHTGRQFYFGGRYKF